ATGTGGATGTTTCTATGCATGCAAGTTAATGATGTCGAAATATCGTAGAAGATAACCCTAAAATATACACTACGGCCGCTGACATTTGAAAAAGGTCTTCAAGAGTAACAATAGTAAAGAATGTGAGATTTTTATATAAACACAATCAATCATCACTCATTTACTTTCTTCCACCCAACATGCTTTGGCCTGACATTCTCGGGGAGTTGGTGCTAGCTCCATCTGAACTTCCAAGCACGTTCAGATCTTCAAACAATCTATATGAGGGAATAAACGGTTTGTGTCCTTCGGAGATAGCTGATCCATTGCTTCCTCTTGCGGGAAAAGAGTTGTGGCTCTGCAAATATTTAGCTGCTTGCGTCGTGGTAGTAGTAGCAGTTGCCCATGGTGGCGGAGGGTAATTGAAAGATTGCTGAGCACCTTGAGGTTGTGGTTGTGATTGCTGTTGTCGTTGAGCCCATGCTTGTGATTGTCCTTGAGCTTGCTGTTGACCCCACTGCTGTGATTGTGGTTGAGCCCAGGGTTGTGTTTGTGTTTGTGGTTGTGTTTGAGCTTGCTGCTGCACCCACGGTTGTGGCTGAGGTTGTGATTCTGGTTGTGCCCATTGTTGTGGCTGCGACTGTGGTGGTTGTGGTTGAGCTTGGTTCTGAGCCCATGGTTGAGGTTGGTGCTGAGCCTGagcttgaggttgttgttgttgtggttgagctTGGTGCTGAGCCCATGGTTGAGGCTGTGGTTGTTGTGGTTGAACTTGGTGCTGAGCCTGAGCTTGAGGTTGTTGTTGGGGATGTTGAGGAGCTTGTTGTTCAGCCCATTGTTGTGGCTGCGCTCGTGCTTGTGGTGGTTGAGCTTGGTGCTGAACCCATGGTTGTGTTTGTTGTGACTGTGGTTGAGCTTGTTGCGCAGCCCACTGTTGAGCCTGCGGTTGAGATTGTTGTGCAACCCATTGCTGTGGCCGTGGTTGAGATTGTTGTCCAGCCCATGGTTGAGGCTGTGGTGCAACCCATTGTTGCGATTGTGGTTGGGGCAGTGCCCATGGTGCTATATAATTGCTATAAGTTGCTTGTCCTTGATTTTCAGCGTAAACCTGCGAGCCATAGGGATTCCCTTCAGTGGTGGTGGAGTAAGGGACCTGATTCATGGTTTGGTTACTGTTGGATTGAGGCGCATGAGGTGATACTGAAGTTGTAGACAAAGTGATGCTCAGTAGGTCAATTATGTCCTGTTCTTTTGTGGCGGTGCTGGTCCGAACTGCAGGAGGTGGCGTTGTCAGAACCAATGCATTACTTGGGCTAGATGTTGAGGGCGGTGGAACTGCACCATCACTCTGGACACTAATTTCAGATGATATCGCACTTGCCTTTGTACGCCTGCATCCATAAAAA
This DNA window, taken from Papaver somniferum cultivar HN1 chromosome 3, ASM357369v1, whole genome shotgun sequence, encodes the following:
- the LOC113357788 gene encoding TOM1-like protein 6 — encoded protein: MSSSSATVGVDKATSDLLIGPDWTMNIDICDSINNHRWQAKDVIKALKKRLQHKNPKVQLLALTLLETMVKNCGDIVHFQIADRNILQEMIKIVRKKMDMHVRDKILVLLDSWQEAFGGAGGKYPQYYWAYEELRRSGVQFPERSRDAAPIHTPPAAPSAPRHSQAGYGMPSDTSRRLDEAMASESENLSMANLYSMRSVQELLSDMLQAVNPTDREAIKDEVIVDLVSQCRSHQKKLMQMLTSTGDEQLLGQGLELNDSLQSVLAKHDAIASGSPLPAEMINNSPSGSPLPAEVTYNNSASPVPTEVRDASPRSNPAATSIASATSSQLEEEDDEDDDFAQLARRRTKASAISSEISVQSDGAVPPPSTSSPSNALVLTTPPPAVRTSTATKEQDIIDLLSITLSTTSVSPHAPQSNSNQTMNQVPYSTTTEGNPYGSQVYAENQGQATYSNYIAPWALPQPQSQQWVAPQPQPWAGQQSQPRPQQWVAQQSQPQAQQWAAQQAQPQSQQTQPWVQHQAQPPQARAQPQQWAEQQAPQHPQQQPQAQAQHQVQPQQPQPQPWAQHQAQPQQQQPQAQAQHQPQPWAQNQAQPQPPQSQPQQWAQPESQPQPQPWVQQQAQTQPQTQTQPWAQPQSQQWGQQQAQGQSQAWAQRQQQSQPQPQGAQQSFNYPPPPWATATTTTTQAAKYLQSHNSFPARGSNGSAISEGHKPFIPSYRLFEDLNVLGSSDGASTNSPRMSGQSMLGGRK